A single SAR324 cluster bacterium DNA region contains:
- a CDS encoding glucose-1-phosphate adenylyltransferase — MTAGTKQVTTIILAGGQGSRLYPLTQQRSKPAVPIAGKFRLIDVPISNCIHANIRNMWIITQFTSESLHRHIFSAYQMDPFTKGFISILAASQTIDSKDWYEGTADAVRKNLRYFESAHDTIMILSGDHLYRMDYSEYIDFHWKHDADITVSVIPMPAYRVPELGVLKMDENLKIVDFYEKPNDPEIIRSFEIPDAVRQKTPNLTPAQTHMASMGIYLFKKDVLFSLLEANNDHDFGKQIIPKSIHQKKVFAYSFDGYWEDIGTIKSFFDVHISLTQHVPDFNFYDEEKPIYTHGRFLAGAKINEAKVDCSIISEGSIIDPSYIRHCVIGLRSVIHTGCHLEYVIMMGADFYEDPMAQNISSGRPRIGIGENTTVKNAILDKNVRIGRNVKLLNKDNVVEADLTDCYIREGIIVIPKGASIPDGFSV; from the coding sequence ATGACGGCTGGAACCAAACAAGTTACTACGATTATTCTTGCTGGTGGACAAGGGTCAAGACTATACCCGTTAACACAGCAACGGTCAAAACCGGCAGTCCCTATCGCGGGGAAATTCAGGTTGATTGATGTACCCATTTCCAACTGTATCCATGCGAATATCCGCAATATGTGGATTATTACGCAATTCACGTCTGAATCGTTGCACCGGCACATTTTTTCTGCCTACCAGATGGATCCTTTCACGAAAGGATTTATCTCAATTCTGGCGGCCTCCCAGACTATTGACAGTAAAGACTGGTATGAAGGGACGGCTGACGCTGTCAGGAAAAATCTGAGATATTTTGAAAGTGCCCATGATACCATCATGATTCTGTCAGGAGACCACCTGTACCGGATGGATTATTCCGAATACATTGATTTCCACTGGAAGCATGACGCGGATATCACGGTAAGCGTCATCCCCATGCCCGCCTACAGAGTTCCAGAACTGGGGGTATTGAAAATGGACGAAAATCTCAAAATCGTTGATTTCTATGAAAAACCCAATGATCCTGAAATCATTAGAAGTTTCGAGATACCCGATGCTGTCCGTCAGAAAACGCCCAACTTGACTCCAGCCCAGACACACATGGCATCCATGGGGATTTATTTATTTAAAAAAGATGTGCTGTTCAGTTTACTGGAGGCGAACAATGATCATGATTTTGGCAAACAGATTATCCCCAAATCGATCCATCAGAAAAAAGTCTTCGCCTACTCGTTCGATGGCTATTGGGAAGATATCGGAACCATCAAATCTTTTTTTGATGTTCACATTTCGTTGACTCAGCATGTGCCTGATTTCAATTTTTATGATGAGGAAAAACCCATTTATACCCATGGCAGATTCCTGGCGGGTGCTAAAATCAATGAAGCCAAAGTCGATTGCTCGATCATTTCAGAAGGTTCAATCATTGATCCCTCGTATATCAGACATTGTGTGATCGGGCTTAGATCAGTCATTCACACCGGTTGTCATCTTGAATATGTCATCATGATGGGGGCGGATTTCTATGAAGATCCAATGGCCCAAAATATTTCCTCCGGTCGTCCACGCATTGGAATTGGCGAGAATACGACTGTTAAAAACGCGATTCTGGATAAAAATGTCCGGATTGGCCGCAACGTAAAACTCCTCAACAAAGACAATGTGGTTGAAGCGGACCTTACGGATTGTTACATTCGTGAAGGCATAATCGTTATTCCCAAGGGAGCTTCGATTCCTGATGGATTCTCAGTGTAA
- a CDS encoding cyclic nucleotide-binding domain-containing protein produces the protein MSQVPVSNYLKNTIPQFREQFLGLIHRIPLFAKAPDETLGVLFDYATLIHAKDRERIIKQGSFDQRIFILLNGKLNVLFKDADKESLVDTMKQPFTLFGERSLLADPRGASIESDGSTFLMSLDMAFLPDIIGGYESAERQVEDPLYQQNIDFYTMFSFVLIHRLETLEWEEYRYKQTISWVRDHFDFWKQYRTTIAPIQHFIAETQPLFTENLPAEWFATLTTSLSAKEKSHKLRELYMHLLRERTLGTIDKMDTNISQLLKYATLEENWDELSLEINNPLPEILTLSNFLKQLYQDIEATGLVSDHMRLPEFLDSLISRESIDPLGFSQVLTKRKWVSNRFSLAYVMFLFCKHCINAVSQANRRIVQMLKTIRKINGESADLLGTNHLDLIAEFGQLYELQQQSFEEEKQTGSEAETDELPDDLSQDDIEALFNSM, from the coding sequence ATGAGTCAGGTTCCTGTTTCAAATTATCTGAAGAATACGATTCCTCAATTTCGAGAGCAATTTCTTGGATTGATTCATCGGATACCACTGTTTGCAAAGGCCCCCGATGAAACCCTGGGAGTTTTGTTTGATTATGCCACCTTAATACACGCAAAAGACAGAGAACGAATCATAAAACAGGGATCCTTTGATCAGAGAATCTTTATTTTACTCAATGGGAAGCTGAATGTGCTTTTCAAAGATGCGGATAAGGAAAGTCTGGTTGACACCATGAAACAGCCTTTTACCTTGTTTGGTGAGCGCAGTCTCCTGGCAGATCCCCGTGGAGCCTCTATCGAAAGCGATGGATCAACGTTTCTAATGTCCCTGGATATGGCATTTCTTCCAGATATCATTGGTGGCTATGAATCTGCGGAACGTCAGGTGGAAGATCCATTATACCAACAGAATATTGATTTTTATACCATGTTTTCCTTTGTGCTTATCCATAGACTGGAAACCCTGGAATGGGAAGAATACCGCTATAAACAGACCATTTCATGGGTTAGAGATCATTTTGATTTCTGGAAACAATACCGAACCACAATTGCCCCAATCCAGCATTTCATCGCAGAAACGCAACCACTTTTTACGGAGAATTTACCTGCGGAATGGTTTGCAACCCTGACAACATCCCTGTCAGCCAAAGAAAAATCACACAAACTAAGGGAACTGTACATGCATCTGCTCAGGGAACGAACCCTGGGAACCATTGACAAGATGGATACAAATATTTCTCAATTGCTGAAATATGCAACGTTAGAGGAGAACTGGGATGAGTTGTCTCTGGAAATCAATAATCCTTTGCCTGAAATTTTGACGCTTTCCAATTTTCTCAAGCAGTTGTATCAGGACATTGAAGCAACAGGATTGGTCAGTGACCACATGAGGTTGCCTGAATTTCTGGATAGCCTGATTTCAAGGGAGTCTATTGATCCGCTGGGCTTCAGCCAGGTGTTAACAAAGCGGAAATGGGTTTCAAACCGTTTCAGTCTGGCCTATGTCATGTTTTTATTCTGCAAACACTGTATCAATGCCGTCAGTCAGGCAAATAGAAGAATTGTACAGATGCTGAAAACCATCAGGAAAATCAATGGTGAATCCGCGGATCTGCTTGGAACAAATCATTTAGACCTCATTGCTGAGTTTGGACAGTTGTATGAATTACAGCAACAGAGTTTTGAGGAGGAAAAACAAACCGGGAGCGAGGCCGAAACGGACGAACTCCCGGATGATTTATCTCAGGATGATATTGAGGCCTTGTTCAACAGCATGTGA
- the ppk2 gene encoding polyphosphate kinase 2 — protein MTGDLMSKSENQKNKKEMLEVNEDLQDSPNKIKKKEYEDALQNLYVELVKLQYWVKQQGLKVVVLFEGRDAAGKGGTIKRLTEPLNPRGCRVVALGTPSDREKTQWYFQRYVEHLPGAGEIVIFDRSWYNRAGVERVMGFCSDLEYREFLRSCPEFERMLVRSGIILLKYWFSVSDEEQEKRFQERAANPLKRWKLSPMDLESRDKWEDYSKAKDEMFFYTDIKEAPWYVVESDDKRMARLSCISHVLNTIRYKDIMPQPIELPKRVASTGTYQRPPKDQQNMVPYYTAPKRRRKED, from the coding sequence ATGACAGGAGATTTGATGAGCAAGTCAGAAAATCAGAAAAATAAAAAGGAGATGCTGGAAGTAAATGAGGATTTGCAGGATTCTCCCAACAAAATCAAAAAGAAAGAGTATGAAGACGCATTGCAGAATCTTTATGTGGAACTCGTCAAACTGCAATACTGGGTGAAACAGCAGGGCTTGAAAGTTGTGGTTCTGTTTGAAGGACGCGACGCCGCGGGGAAAGGTGGAACCATCAAACGTCTGACAGAACCGCTGAATCCCAGGGGTTGTCGGGTTGTCGCTCTTGGAACACCTTCTGATCGTGAAAAAACACAGTGGTATTTCCAGCGCTATGTCGAACATTTGCCCGGTGCTGGCGAAATTGTTATCTTTGATCGAAGCTGGTATAACAGGGCTGGTGTAGAACGAGTGATGGGATTTTGTTCTGATCTGGAATATCGGGAATTTTTAAGATCGTGTCCTGAATTTGAACGGATGCTTGTCCGCTCAGGAATTATCCTGCTCAAATACTGGTTTTCGGTCAGTGATGAAGAACAGGAAAAACGCTTTCAGGAACGAGCCGCCAATCCATTAAAACGTTGGAAATTGAGTCCGATGGATCTCGAATCACGAGATAAATGGGAGGATTATTCCAAGGCCAAGGATGAAATGTTTTTTTATACCGATATAAAGGAAGCACCCTGGTATGTTGTGGAATCCGATGATAAAAGAATGGCGCGACTGAGTTGCATCAGTCATGTCCTGAACACCATCCGGTACAAGGATATCATGCCGCAACCCATTGAATTGCCCAAACGTGTCGCCAGCACAGGGACCTATCAGCGTCCGCCCAAGGATCAACAGAACATGGTCCCCTACTACACGGCTCCTAAACGCCGCAGAAAAGAAGACTGA
- a CDS encoding SEL1-like repeat protein, with protein sequence MKTKFLLIVFPLLLLLSALGIHLIEGTGNSSYASFFNSVWWTVVTFTTVGYGDMYPATEAGKLFGIFVLVTGVLINSVVISLVSNWFFAFQSGRQKGLTPIKTKDHILICSDNPEFIRSIIKEYELEQEFNVVLISPLPQSPLIGTKFEEIPWINGKSFHTDILKKASASEAQIAYISFQDDSQTVMTVMQLENLTQGRIVSMAQYSDKDYRTHMEHVGCDYALNTYDIYIPLMVQSFTDQGSPTWIRELVINHPNTPSIKKQLLDEKSASQTWIDYVLHTKKNTGSMPLALVNNQTRVHVNPPSNTVLKPGDHVLTLVPPSNRPSADSIKDAIRTSGLDEISRIGHILICSDELQFIKRLIMELEIAGIKEEIVVLSEHPEWVHSETRLNLRWVQASSFSEEGFKLAQAYQARIALIDHQEDSHTLMAVLRLERVTGGSIFTVASFREHGFNHRLMEVGCDFCISVDELVAPILKNNSIHFGIGDLVEHIISQDHNTESLCVRKLSAKWQTKTWIDAITELNRDYGFLPAGLIRKGEPMMLVNPQIDVPVAPGDFLLFLVRNDLETDLPIFEKTPWTFDQPTPTGDYQIPETITKLIEQAEQGIPNAQYNLGLSYAKGKGIPQDMNKAFEWFSKAATQGQAQAMYNLGVLYIQGEGTPINAKLGYEWIDRAASKGHLLAQRKIETLRELKSPWNEAGQQSPTAPNLALLGKLNEAQKTWFISAFIKMIMIDGKIDLYEKQYLRSIIENIGLADQRSKLENAVLLGNEIKLFPLDGLDKETQEMLLQELINVAIIDRNFSEDEKRLMKEIGQLLNASDELIAQMIQSGIQSVSQFGK encoded by the coding sequence ATGAAAACCAAGTTTCTGCTCATTGTTTTTCCCTTGCTGTTGTTACTTTCCGCTTTAGGAATTCACCTGATTGAAGGTACAGGTAACAGCTCCTATGCCAGCTTTTTTAACAGTGTCTGGTGGACTGTTGTGACTTTCACAACAGTCGGTTACGGGGATATGTATCCGGCTACGGAAGCGGGGAAACTGTTCGGGATATTTGTGCTGGTTACTGGCGTTCTGATCAACTCAGTGGTCATTTCTCTGGTATCAAACTGGTTTTTTGCCTTTCAATCTGGAAGGCAAAAAGGATTAACACCAATCAAAACCAAAGATCATATTCTGATTTGCTCGGACAACCCGGAATTTATTCGTTCCATCATCAAGGAATATGAACTGGAACAAGAATTCAATGTGGTTCTGATATCTCCGTTGCCTCAGTCCCCATTGATTGGAACCAAATTTGAAGAAATACCATGGATCAATGGCAAATCGTTTCATACTGATATTCTCAAAAAAGCCTCAGCCAGTGAGGCTCAGATTGCCTATATTTCATTTCAGGATGACAGCCAGACTGTCATGACGGTGATGCAACTGGAAAATCTGACGCAGGGACGGATCGTTTCCATGGCTCAATACTCCGACAAAGACTATCGCACTCATATGGAACATGTAGGATGTGATTATGCGCTCAACACCTATGATATTTATATTCCGCTGATGGTCCAGTCGTTCACTGACCAGGGATCACCTACATGGATCAGGGAACTGGTCATCAATCATCCCAACACGCCCAGTATTAAAAAGCAGTTGCTGGATGAAAAATCAGCGTCACAAACCTGGATTGACTATGTGCTCCATACCAAAAAAAATACAGGCAGTATGCCCCTGGCACTGGTGAATAACCAGACTCGGGTGCATGTGAATCCCCCGTCAAATACAGTGCTGAAGCCAGGCGATCATGTGTTGACGCTGGTTCCACCATCAAATCGACCTTCTGCGGATAGTATCAAAGATGCCATCAGAACTTCCGGTCTGGACGAAATTTCAAGAATTGGACATATCCTTATCTGTTCTGATGAGCTTCAATTCATCAAACGGCTGATCATGGAACTGGAAATAGCAGGCATCAAGGAGGAAATTGTTGTTCTGTCGGAGCATCCTGAATGGGTTCATTCCGAAACACGCCTTAATCTCAGGTGGGTACAGGCCTCTTCTTTTTCAGAAGAAGGCTTTAAACTGGCACAGGCTTATCAGGCCAGAATTGCCCTGATCGATCATCAGGAAGACAGCCATACGCTCATGGCTGTTCTTCGCCTGGAACGAGTCACCGGCGGCAGTATTTTCACTGTTGCCAGTTTCCGGGAGCATGGCTTCAATCACAGGTTGATGGAAGTCGGGTGTGACTTTTGTATCAGTGTCGACGAACTGGTTGCCCCCATCCTCAAAAATAACTCTATCCACTTTGGTATCGGCGACCTGGTGGAACACATCATTTCACAAGATCACAATACGGAAAGTTTATGTGTCCGCAAACTCAGTGCCAAATGGCAAACCAAAACATGGATTGATGCCATCACAGAACTCAACCGGGACTATGGATTTTTGCCTGCCGGTCTGATTCGTAAAGGTGAACCGATGATGCTGGTCAATCCCCAAATTGATGTTCCTGTAGCACCTGGGGATTTTCTGTTGTTTCTTGTGCGGAACGATCTGGAAACGGATCTTCCAATTTTTGAAAAAACACCATGGACCTTTGACCAGCCAACCCCGACGGGAGACTATCAGATTCCTGAAACAATCACCAAGCTCATTGAGCAGGCTGAGCAGGGAATTCCGAACGCACAATACAATCTGGGATTAAGCTACGCGAAAGGTAAAGGTATTCCTCAAGATATGAACAAAGCCTTTGAATGGTTTTCTAAAGCGGCTACACAAGGACAGGCACAGGCGATGTATAATCTGGGTGTCCTTTATATTCAGGGAGAAGGTACGCCGATCAACGCCAAACTCGGTTATGAATGGATTGATCGTGCCGCCAGCAAAGGACATCTGCTCGCACAACGAAAAATTGAAACCCTGCGTGAGTTAAAAAGTCCCTGGAATGAAGCAGGTCAGCAAAGCCCGACCGCGCCTAATCTGGCACTTCTTGGCAAACTCAATGAAGCACAGAAAACATGGTTTATCAGTGCCTTCATCAAAATGATCATGATTGATGGAAAAATTGATCTGTATGAAAAACAGTACCTACGTTCCATAATTGAAAATATTGGTCTGGCAGATCAACGAAGCAAGTTGGAAAACGCGGTGTTACTGGGTAACGAAATCAAGCTTTTCCCCTTGGACGGGCTTGATAAAGAGACCCAGGAAATGCTGTTGCAGGAACTGATCAATGTCGCGATTATTGACAGAAACTTTTCTGAGGATGAAAAACGACTGATGAAAGAAATTGGACAACTGTTGAACGCCTCAGATGAGCTCATCGCTCAGATGATTCAGTCAGGTATTCAGTCTGTTTCACAATTTGGCAAATGA